The Streptomyces sp. HUAS MG91 sequence CACGGGCACGAGCAGGGCCACGGGCACGGACACGGTCACGCGCACGACCACGGCAAGGACATGGACTGGTCCCAGATGATCCCGCACCTGGAGCGCGGCGCGGAGGTCTACGCCCCCCTGTACACCGAGGCCCTGTCCTGGCTGCGCGCGTCGCGGCCCGGCGGCACCGGACTGATCGTCGACGCGGGCGCGGGCCCCGGCGCGATCTCCCTGCAACTGGCCCAGGCCTTCCCGGACGCCCGGATCATCGCCGCCGACCCGGAGGAGGCCCTGCTCGCCCGGGCCACCGAGCGGTTCGCCGCGGCCGGCCTCGCCGACCGCACCGGCACCCTGCGCGTGGAGCTGCCCGACGCGGTGGACGAGCTGCCGGACGACGCCGATCTGATCTGGGCGGCGCGGTCGCTGCACCACGTCGGCGACCAGCGGGCCGCGATCGCCGCCCTCGCCGGCCGGCTCGCCCCCGGCGGCACCCTCGCCCTCGTCGAGGGCGGCCTGCCGCTGCGCAGCCTGCCCCGCGACTTCGGCATCGGCCGCCCAGGCCTGGAGACGCGGGCGGACGCCATCGAGGACGAGTGGTTCGACGAGATGCGCCGCTCGTTGCCCGGCGCCGAGCAGCACGTCGAGGACTGGCCCGCCCTCCTCACGGCCGCCGGACTCGAGGGCGCGCAGTCCCGCACGTTCCTCCTCGACCTCCCGGCGCCCCTGTCGGCGGCCGGCCGCGAGATGTTGGTCGACATGTGGCAGCGGCGCCGCGGCGTCTTCGAGGAGGCCCTGGCCGCCGACGACATCGCGGCCCTGGACCGGCTCCTCGACCCGGAGGACGAGCTGGGCCTGTACCGCCGCGAGGATGTGTTCCTGCTGGTCGCGCACACGGTGCACACCGCCGTGAAGGGCTGAGGGACCGCACGGCGAAGGCCCCCGGCGCATGCTCGCGCCGGGGGCCTCGTCGTACCGGGGTGCCGGGAATCAGGCCACGTCGAACTCCGCCGGGTTCGGGCCGAGCCGCCGGTCCTCGTTGAGCGCGGAGATCGCGCCGAGGTCCTCGGTGTCCAGCTCGAAGCCGAAGACGTCGATGTTCTCCGCGATGCGCGACGGCGTCACCGACTTCGGGATCACCACGTTGCCCAGCTGGACGTGCCAGCGCAGGACGACCTGGGCCGGCGTACGGCCGTGCTTCTGGGCGATCGCCACGATGGCCGGGACCTCCAGGAGGCCCTTGCCCTGGCCGAGCGGCGACCAGGCCTCGGTCGCGATGCCCAGCTCCGCGTGGCGCTCGCGCGAGGCGTGCTGCTGGAGGTGGGGGTGCAGCTCGATCTGGTTGACCGCCGGGATGATCGAGGTCTCCGCCGTCAGCCGGTCCAGGTGCTCCGGCAGGAAGTTCGAGACGCCGATGGCCTTGGCGCGGCCGTCCGCGTAGATCTTCTCGAACGCCTTGTACGTGTCCACGTACAGGTCCTTGGACGGCAGCGGCCAGTGGATCAGGTACAGGTCCACGTAGTCGAGACCGAGCTTGTCGAGGGACTGGTCGAAGGCGCGGAGCGTCGCGTCGTGACCCTGGTCCGCGTTCCACAGCTTGGTGGTGACGAAGAGCTCCTCGCGGGGCACGCCCGACGCGGCGATCGCCTTGCCGGTGCCCTCTTCGTTGCCGTAGATCGCGGCGGTGTCGATGCTCCGGTACCCGGCCTCAAGCGCCGTCGCGACGGCCCGCTCGGCCTCGTCGTCCGGCACCTGCCACACGCCGAAGCCGAGCTGGGGCATCTCGACGCCGTTGTTCAGGATGATCGGGGGAACCTTGCTCACGAGGTGTCGTTCCTTCGCGTTGTGAGTCAACAGTCGTACTCCCATGGTCAACGATCACGGGCCCCCGCGCATTCCTGCGCGGGATCAACTCTGTGCCGCAGAGTGATCCCCTTGTGCCCCCAGATACGCCTCGCGCACCCTGCGGTCCGCCCGCACCGCCTCCGGGGCGCCCTCGGCGAGCACCGTCCCGAGGTCGAGGACCACGACCCGCGAGCACAGCTCCATCACGAACGCCACGTTGTGCTCGACGAGCAGCACCGCGCACCCGGACTCCTCGGCGAGGCCGCGCACCACGGACGCGAGCAGCTCCCGCTCCCCGGCCGTCATGC is a genomic window containing:
- a CDS encoding class I SAM-dependent methyltransferase, with the translated sequence MAHGHDHGHEQGHGHGHGHAHDHGKDMDWSQMIPHLERGAEVYAPLYTEALSWLRASRPGGTGLIVDAGAGPGAISLQLAQAFPDARIIAADPEEALLARATERFAAAGLADRTGTLRVELPDAVDELPDDADLIWAARSLHHVGDQRAAIAALAGRLAPGGTLALVEGGLPLRSLPRDFGIGRPGLETRADAIEDEWFDEMRRSLPGAEQHVEDWPALLTAAGLEGAQSRTFLLDLPAPLSAAGREMLVDMWQRRRGVFEEALAADDIAALDRLLDPEDELGLYRREDVFLLVAHTVHTAVKG
- a CDS encoding aldo/keto reductase produces the protein MGVRLLTHNAKERHLVSKVPPIILNNGVEMPQLGFGVWQVPDDEAERAVATALEAGYRSIDTAAIYGNEEGTGKAIAASGVPREELFVTTKLWNADQGHDATLRAFDQSLDKLGLDYVDLYLIHWPLPSKDLYVDTYKAFEKIYADGRAKAIGVSNFLPEHLDRLTAETSIIPAVNQIELHPHLQQHASRERHAELGIATEAWSPLGQGKGLLEVPAIVAIAQKHGRTPAQVVLRWHVQLGNVVIPKSVTPSRIAENIDVFGFELDTEDLGAISALNEDRRLGPNPAEFDVA